A region of Pyxidicoccus parkwaysis DNA encodes the following proteins:
- a CDS encoding sulfotransferase family protein has product MSDARLEGWVPCRVLFEDGAPRVEWCHLGTQRFTDPFFEQTLERRFRHPFALLFRHQTSMDELVQRHTERPGLPVRGLVFHMSRCGSTLLAQLLAALPRHIVLSEAGPVDLVLRAHLRLPGVTDAQRIAWLRAVVGALGQRRHPEEEAVFLKLDAWHVLELPLLQQAFPGVPWLFLYRDPVEVLASHQNHRGAHMLPGILEPALPGLKQGAQTEMPLEEYGARVLARLCEAGLRGYQERQGPARLLEYRQLAAEGAPLLTDLFGLELTPEDSERLRAASERNAKNPVVPFEDDSAEKARSVSDVSRELAERFIRPVYNALEAERRSR; this is encoded by the coding sequence ATGAGCGACGCGCGACTGGAGGGCTGGGTGCCCTGTCGTGTCCTCTTCGAGGATGGCGCGCCGCGCGTGGAGTGGTGCCACCTGGGCACGCAGCGCTTCACGGACCCGTTCTTCGAGCAGACGCTGGAGCGCCGGTTCCGTCATCCCTTCGCCCTCCTCTTCCGGCACCAGACGTCGATGGACGAATTGGTGCAGCGCCACACCGAGCGGCCCGGGCTGCCGGTGCGCGGGCTCGTCTTCCACATGTCGCGCTGTGGCTCCACGCTGCTGGCGCAGCTGCTCGCGGCGCTCCCTCGCCACATCGTCCTCTCCGAGGCGGGGCCGGTGGACCTGGTGTTGCGTGCGCACCTGCGCCTGCCCGGAGTCACGGACGCGCAGCGGATTGCGTGGCTGCGCGCGGTGGTGGGCGCGCTCGGGCAGCGACGCCATCCCGAGGAAGAGGCGGTATTCCTCAAGCTCGACGCATGGCACGTGCTGGAATTGCCGCTGCTCCAGCAGGCCTTCCCCGGGGTGCCGTGGCTGTTCCTCTATCGCGACCCGGTGGAGGTGCTGGCCTCGCACCAGAACCACCGGGGCGCGCACATGCTGCCGGGCATCCTGGAGCCCGCGCTGCCGGGACTGAAGCAGGGCGCGCAGACGGAGATGCCGTTGGAGGAGTACGGCGCACGTGTGTTGGCGCGACTGTGCGAGGCGGGGCTGCGCGGCTACCAGGAGCGCCAGGGCCCGGCGCGGCTGCTGGAGTACCGGCAGCTCGCGGCGGAGGGAGCACCGCTCCTCACGGACCTCTTCGGACTGGAGTTGACGCCGGAGGACTCCGAGCGACTTCGCGCGGCCTCGGAGCGGAACGCGAAGAACCCCGTGGTGCCCTTCGAGGATGACAGCGCGGAGAAGGCGCGCAGTGTCAGCGACGTGTCGCGCGAGCTGGCGGAGCGATTCATCCGCCCCGTCTACAATGCGCTGGAGGCCGAGCGCCGCTCCAGGTGA
- a CDS encoding Nif11-like leader peptide family natural product precursor, which yields MPPDDFERFRRLVLEDLALQDALKATVDVPAFIALARKLGAERGCHFTEEEVREAMRAARRKWLEQWV from the coding sequence ATGCCGCCTGACGACTTCGAGCGCTTCCGCCGGCTCGTGCTGGAGGACCTGGCGTTGCAGGACGCGCTGAAGGCGACAGTGGACGTGCCGGCCTTCATCGCGCTGGCGCGAAAGCTCGGCGCCGAGCGGGGCTGTCACTTCACCGAGGAGGAGGTGCGTGAAGCGATGCGCGCCGCCCGGCGGAAGTGGCTGGAGCAGTGGGTATGA
- a CDS encoding aspartyl/asparaginyl beta-hydroxylase domain-containing protein, translating into MPSSAVPDRLRLPFHFDAARLQEDLARLGPDIWVPHFNKRNYEGEWSGVPLRSIGGEEGRIYPDPTGRERYADTPLLARCPAFREVLSTIQCPIGSARLLKLAAGAVIREHTDYNLGFEDGEVRLHVPIVTHPDVAFYLSGRRVVLQPGECWYLNFNLPHRVENPSDTDRVHLVMDCVVDDWLRGVFAQATAHAA; encoded by the coding sequence ATGCCCTCGTCCGCCGTGCCCGACCGACTCCGCCTTCCGTTCCACTTCGACGCGGCCCGGCTCCAGGAGGACCTGGCGCGGCTGGGCCCCGACATCTGGGTGCCGCACTTCAACAAGCGCAACTACGAGGGCGAGTGGAGCGGCGTGCCGCTGCGCTCCATCGGCGGCGAGGAGGGGCGCATCTACCCCGACCCCACCGGCAGGGAGCGCTACGCGGACACACCGCTGCTCGCGAGGTGCCCCGCCTTCCGCGAGGTGCTGTCCACGATTCAGTGCCCCATCGGCTCGGCGCGGTTGTTGAAGCTCGCGGCGGGGGCCGTCATCCGCGAGCACACCGACTACAACCTCGGCTTCGAGGACGGTGAGGTGCGGCTCCACGTCCCCATCGTCACGCACCCGGACGTGGCCTTCTATCTCTCGGGCCGGCGCGTGGTGCTCCAGCCCGGCGAGTGCTGGTACCTCAACTTCAACCTCCCCCACCGCGTGGAGAACCCCAGCGACACCGACCGCGTCCACCTGGTGATGGACTGCGTGGTGGATGACTGGCTCCGCGGCGTCTTCGCCCAGGCCACGGCCCATGCCGCCTGA